In the Malus domestica chromosome 16, GDT2T_hap1 genome, one interval contains:
- the LOC103402619 gene encoding uncharacterized protein: MERLPDSSTAALCCCFFFFLGSASCVSGLARNGLVPTRDLLKFSLVDENLGSWTNGIEETAQSPGPSDAPQGTLVLAAKRTNRPDILSRFKRYRGGWDIVNRHYWASVGFTGAAGFIIAVLWFVAFGMVLVVHHCCGWKINIKGEGSHRSQRICLIMLLVFTCASATGCILLSVGQDEFHDEVMHTLNYVVNQSDYTVQTLRNVTEYLTLAKAISVAQVFLPSDVMDGIDKLNVDLNTAADTLTEKTSENSIKVKRVFNIVRSSLITVAAVMLLLAVIGLFLSLLRHQHAIHIFIVSGWLLVAITFILSGVFVILNNAVSDTCVAMEEWVEHPHAETALSSILPCVDQRTTNKTLSQSKQIVNDIVNVVNQFIYTYANTYPSPTSPYPYYYNQSGPLMPPLCYPYDSQLRDSQCGDQDVSISNASLVWKNYICEVSASGMCTTVGRVSPDIYNQLVAAVNESYALQHYTPPLLSLQDCNFVRDTFRTITSSYCPPLDHYLKILNAGLALISVGVLLCLVLWVLYANRPRTEEEFAKPSLPIKGRSKRSGSSTSNEV, translated from the exons ATGGAGCGCTTGCCGGATTCCTCCACCGCCGCTCTctgctgctgcttcttcttctttctgggttcTGCGAGCTGCGTGTCGGGTCTGGCTCGGAATGGACTCGTACCCACCAGAGATCTTCTGAAATTTAGTCTAG TGGATGAAAATCTGGGGTCGTGGACAAATGGAATCGAGGAGACTGCTCAATCTCCGGGGCCAAGCGATGCACCGCAAGGGACGCTTGTTTTGGCGGCGAAAAGGACCAACAGGCCGGATATTCTCAGTCGGTTTAAGCGTTATCGGGGAGGTTGGGACATTGTGAATCGGCATTACTGGGCA TCCGTTGGATTTACGGGTGCTGCTGGTTTCATTATTGCCGTCTTGTGGTTTGTTGCTTTTGGCATGGTACTTGTGGTTCATCATTGCTGTGGATGGAAGATAAACATTAAAGGTGAAGGATCACACCGCTCGCAGAGAATATGCTTGATTATGCTACTGGTCTTCACATGTGCTTCTGC GACTGGATGTATTCTTCTTTCTGTTGGGCAAGATGAATTTCATGACGAAGTGATGCACACACTAAATTATGTTGTTAACCAGTCGGACTACACTGTGCAGACCCTAAGAAATGTCACGGAGTATCTGACCCTTGCAAAGGCTATTAGCGTGGCCCAGGTTTTCTTACCTTCTGATGTCATGGATGGTATTGACAAGCTGAATGTGGATCTTAACACTGCAGCGGACACACTAACGGAGAagacaagtgaaaattccaTTAAAGTAAAAAGAGTCTTCAATATTGT GCGTTCATCTTTAATCACCGTGGCAGCAGTGATGCTTCTCTTAGCTGTGATTGGTCTTT TTCTGTCCCTCCTTAGGCACCAACATGCGATCCACAT ATTTATTGTTAGTGGATGGCTACTTGTGGCAATTACGTTCATTCTTTCCGGAGTTTTTGTGATCCTCAACAA TGCTGTTTCCGACACCTGTGTAGCCATGGAAGAATGGGTAGAACATCCTCACGCCGAAACAGCACTTAGCAGTATCCTTCCATGTGTTGACCAGAGAACCACAAACAAGACTCTTAGCCAGAGTAAACAAATTGTAAATGACATTGTCAATGTTGTCAACCAGTTCATCTACACCTATGCCAATACGTATCCTTCCCCCACCAGTCCATACCCATACTATTACAATCAGTCAGGGCCTCTGATGCCACCTCTCTGTTACCCGTACGATTCTCAACTGAGAGACAGCCAATGTGGGGACCAAGATGTGTCTATTTCAAATGCTTCTTTG GTTTGGAAGAACTATATATGTGAAGTCTCAGCATCCGGGATGTGCACAACTGTCGGAAGGGTGAGCCCGGACATCTACAATCAGCTTGTTGCAGCTGTTAACGAGAGCTATGCCCTTCAGCACTACACCCCGCCTTTACTGAGCCTCCAGGATTGTAATTTTGTTCGAGACACATTTCGAACAATCACGTCAAGTTACTGTCCTCCACTGGACCATTAcctgaaaattttgaatgcAGGATTGGCGCTGATTTCAGTTGGAGTGTTGCTGTGCCTTGTTCTCTGGGTACTCTACGCAAACCGCCCCAGAACGGAGGAAGAGTTTGCAAAACCATCCTTGCCAATAAAAGGCAGGAGCAAAAGGAGCGGTTCCAGCACATCAAATGAAGTCTAG
- the LOC103403222 gene encoding putative fasciclin-like arabinogalactan protein 20, protein MPLSLSLALCNPTKSHSKESKFLLLILESPPHNQPSMEAPLLVSLILLSLLSFSSALPAQAIQDAAEILSDSGYVSMALTLELVSQSLVLQSPSLTIFTPPDTAFTKLGQPALSLLQYHFCPVPLPLQTLKSLPSGSKIPTLLSGHSLSVTTPPSGAPISLNNVKITSGSPIYDDGFLIIFGIDTFFDLNFHLPIPTPIPVPDLVCGSSSPPSSASGTTAIRFPGASWFEEASEMLRSNGYNVMASFLNLQLLGFKNATPMTVFAPLDQAMDNPLQEPSIFLRHVVPCRLIWSDLAGFTDGVVLPTYMQDFTITISRNGNVLLLNGVPVFFANMYYGDTFVIHGLRETLAMPETPESADESSPGSGRTDDEVPFYNTEL, encoded by the coding sequence ATGCCACTTTCACTCTCACTCGCACTCTGCAACCCAACGAAATCCCACTCCAAGGAATCAAAATTCCTCCTTCTGATTCTCGAATCTCCTCCGCACAACCAACCATCAATGGAGGCGCCGCTTCTCGTCTCCCTCATCCTCCTCTCACTCCTCTCTTTCTCATCCGCGCTCCCCGCCCAGGCCATCCAAGATGCCGCCGAAATCCTCTCCGATTCCGGCTACGTCTCCATGGCGCTGACTCTTGAGCTCGTATCCCAGTCCCTCGTGCTGCAGTCCCCCTCCCTCACCATCTTCACTCCGCCGGACACCGCCTTCACCAAATTGGGTCAACCCGCCCTCTCTCTGCTCCAATACCACTTCTGCCCTGTTCCCCTGCCCCTCCAAACCCTCAAATCCCTACCCTCTGGCAGCAAGATCCCGACTTTACTCTCCGGACACTCCCTCTCCGTCACCACGCCACCCTCCGGCGCCCCAATTTCGCTCAACAATGTCAAGATCACTTCCGGGTCGCCCATTTACGACGACGGGTTCCTCATCATTTTCGGAATCGATACCTTCTTCGACCTCAATTTTCATCTCCCGATACCGACTCCGATCCCCGTTCCAGATCTGGTCTGTGGGTCTTCTTCCCCGCCGTCGTCCGCCAGCGGCACAACTGCAATTAGGTTTCCCGGAGCTTCCTGGTTCGAAGAAGCGAGTGAAATGCTGAGGTCCAATGGCTACAATGTCATGGCGTCGTTCCTCAACTTGCAACTTCTGGGTTTCAAGAACGCGACTCCAATGACCGTGTTCGCTCCTCTCGACCAAGCGATGGACAACCCACTGCAAGAACCCTCGATCTTTCTGCGACACGTCGTTCCGTGCCGGCTGATATGGAGCGATTTGGCTGGTTTCACAGACGGCGTTGTGCTTCCGACGTATATGCAGGATTTTACCATCACCATCTCGAGGAACGGCAACGTTTTGCTGCTGAATGGAGTTCCAGTCTTCTTCGCCAACATGTATTACGGCGACACCTTCGTCATTCACGGCCTCCGCGAGACTCTTGCCATGCCGGAGACGCCGGAATCGGCCGATGAGTCTTCGCCGGGAAGTGGAAGAACCGACGATGAGGTGCCTTTTTATAATACTGAATTGTGA
- the LOC103402618 gene encoding uncharacterized protein, with protein sequence MGEHFVLLVDRLITESTLEAAIESRNRSMQATSSALEDAKSDVSCQKIDFKDTPSSPGKLAECRICKDEDQDSNMETPCSCCGSLKYVHRRCVQRWCNEKGDTVCEICHQQFKPGYTAPPPLFQFGRVPMNFRGNWEISRRDSPRIIAMVATDRDFLNPGYDEFPVSTARNVLLGSSLAFIFMVLLFLRHTLPLIISGSQEYSFPLVMLLVVRTSGFVLPIYGMVMAVTALLRRQSHQDLSSSSATSSDEETEPTTLQLDTEPQPHISRGH encoded by the exons ATGGGGGAGCACTTTGTACTGTTGGTGGATCGATTGATCACCGAATCCACGTTAGAGGCTGCGATCGAGAGCAGAAACAGATCGATGCAAGCTACTTCCTCGGCGCTCGAAGATGCGAAAAGCGATGTCTCTTGTCAGAAAATCGATTTCAAAGATACACCTTCCTCTCCTGGGAAGCTAGCAGAATGCAGGATCTGTAAGGATGAGGATCAGGATTCGAACATGGAGACGCCGTGCTCTTGTTGCGGCAGCTTAAAG TATGTCCACAGAAGATGTGTACAGAGGTGGTGTAATGAGAAGGGTGACACAGTTTGTGAGATATGCCACCAG CAATTCAAGCCGGGTTACACGGCTCCTCCTCCGCTGTTTCAGTTTGGGCGTGTACCTATGAACTTTAG GGGAAACTGGGAGATCTCGAGAAGGGACAGTCCTCGAATCATAGCAATGGTTGCAACTGATCGCGATTTCCTTAACCCTGGCTATGACGAGTTCCCAGTTTCTACTGCAAGAAATGTGTTATTGGGCAGTTCGCTTGCTTTCATT TTTATGGTTCTGCTGTTTCTCCGGCATACGCTTCCTCTCATCATCAGCGGAAGCCAAGAGTACTCTTTCCCACTTGTTATG TTGTTAGTAGTGCGAACTTCTGGGTTTGTGCTGCCAATCTATGGAATGGTGATGGCAGTAACTGCTCTCCTGCGCAGGCAAAGCCACCAA GATCTTTCAAGTTCGTCAGCAACCTCCTCGGATGAAGAGACAGAACCTACAACCCTGCAGCTTGATACGGAGCCCCAGCCCCATATCAGTCGTGGTCACTAA
- the LOC108169673 gene encoding uncharacterized protein, translating to MASPTADTKYSIRSVKYRDSHQLYDVVFGSTTIKTLVTRKPEIVDSWVGCMRSRDDNINIIGLDIEWRCKSLTGDHTRPSTLQFCTVQRSPGTKYFSLDEGGGNGYKCLVFQFKDCDKVPQSIVNYLGSKSCVFVSERMTYIKDKLEEHYKLDVAYPIDINQFIKVRKPEKPTNVRNSDWDKSYLDPTQVRYACLDALMSYEEASRFISTNKGLRKVNHRLSLDGMTQYLFGETDPEIAMEEENKEEEEEEEEEDDFDVIVSDEVEDGDYDMVEEDEDFDMISHQDVYDLEYPPLK from the coding sequence ATGGCCTCTCCCACTGCAGATACCAAATATTCCATTAGATCAGTGAAGTACAGAGACAGCCACCAGCTTTACGACGTGGTTTTTGGCAGCACCACCATCAAAACCTTGGTCACCAGAAAACCCGAAATAGTGGATTCTTGGGTAGGATGCATGCGAAGCCGTGACGACAATATTAACATCATAGGACTCGACATAGAATGGCGTTGCAAATCCTTGACAGGAGATCATACTCGCCCTTCCACTTTGCAGTTCTGCACCGTCCAACGCTCTCCCGGAACAAAATATTTTTCCCTCGACGAGGGTGGTGGGAATGGTTATAAATGTCTTGTCTTTCAGTTTAAGGATTGTGACAAGGTTCCGCAGTCGATCGTTAACTATCTTGGCAGCAAGAGTTGTGTGTTTGTTAGCGAGAGAATGACATACATCAAGGATAAGCTGGAGGAGCACTATAAATTGGACGTGGCATATCCGATCGACATTAATCAATTCATCAAGGTTAGGAAGCCTGAGAAGCCTACTAATGTGAGAAACAGTGACTGGGACAAATCGTACCTTGATCCTACTCAGGTTCGCTACGCTTGCTTGGATGCTTTAATGTCATACGAGGAAGCTTCGCGTTTCATAAGTACAAACAAGGGCCTCAGGAAAGTGAACCATAGACTGTCTTTGGATGGAATGACGCAATATCTTTTCGGTGAAACAGACCCAGAGATTGCGATGGAAGAGGAAAataaagaagaggaggaggaggaagaagaagaggacgaCTTTGATGTGATTGTTTCCGACGAAGTGGAAGACGGAGACTATGATATGGTAGAGGAAGATGAAGACTTTGACATGATTTCTCACCAAGATGTGTATGACTTGGAATATCCACCTCTAAAATAA
- the LOC103402617 gene encoding uncharacterized protein, with protein sequence MKFLEYTPLERLNDFFSDLNLGERTIQGCLEAYSCKHTGSDKKLSLGLENEILDYLGKSSDSDSSSPAEFLLTRSSRKTLIYLVLTLYHLYPDYDFSAVNAHQFFTEESWDSFKQIFDTYMFEASKEWTETNEGSSLLEALYKALDEVVRLAECEVYSYSPDSDADPFLERGSIWSFNFFFYNRKLKRVVSFHVCCLSNLVADGFLMDKLRYDEDGEIFDNMDI encoded by the exons ATGAAGTTCTTGGAATACACCCCGTTGGAGCG GTTAAATGATTTCTTTAGTGATTTGAATCTCGGAGAGCGAACAATTCAGGGTTGTCTTGAAGCTTACTCGT GCAAACACACCGGATCGGATAAGAAATTGTCTCTCGGTTTGGAGAATGAG ATTCTTGATTATCTTGGGAAATCTTCGGACTCTGATTCTTCCTCGCCTGCTGAATTTCTGCTGACCAGATCCAG CCGGAAGACATTGATTTACCTTGTTTTGACACTCTATCACTTGTATCCAGACTATGACTTCAG TGCAGTAAATGCTCATCAGTTTTTCACAGAGGAAAGCTGGGACAGTTTTAAGCAGATTTTTGATACCTATATGTTTGAAGCATCAAAG GAATGGACAGAGACAAATGAGGGCAGTTCCTTGCTGGAAGCCTTGTACAAGGCTTTGGATGAG GTTGTTAGACTAGCGGAATGTGAAGTTTACAGTTACAGTCCGGACTCGGATGCTGATCCGTTTCTTGAGAGAGGATCCAT ATGGTCGTTCAATTTCTTTTTCTACAATAGGAAACTTAAGCGTGTTGTGAGCTTCCACGTTTGCTGTTTAAG TAACCTGGTGGCTGATGGATTTCTGATGGACAAGTTGCGCTACGATGAAGATGGAGAAATTTTCGACAACATGGACATTTGA
- the LOC103403221 gene encoding uncharacterized protein: MGNYISCTLATPMIKSSKSARVIFPNGDVRQFRETTKAAELMLECPNTFLANSTSLHIGRRFSALSADEELEFGNAYIMFPMRRLSSIVTAADMAVFFMAANSAAKRISGWKVRILPESGCGGGEVAAVESGKENHGDKDHEGDHQGPLRLSLDGVEGLQVAEFRYRLAASRSRKPVLETIKEEPIGSR; encoded by the coding sequence ATGGGAAACTACATCTCATGCACTTTGGCCACGCCGATGATCAAGAGCTCCAAGTCAGCGAGGGTGATCTTCCCCAACGGCGACGTCCGGCAGTTCCGGGAGACGACCAAGGCGGCGGAGCTCATGCTGGAGTGTCCCAACACCTTCTTGGCCAACTCGACTTCTCTCCACATTGGCAGGAGATTCTCCGCCCTCAGCGCCGACGAGGAGTTGGAGTTTGGGAACGCATACATCATGTTTCCAATGAGGAGGCTCAGCTCCATAGTCACGGCGGCCGACATGGCCGTGTTCTTCATGGCGGCTAACTCCGCTGCCAAGCGTATATCCGGCTGGAAGGTTAGGATATTGCCGGAGAGTGGTTGCGGAGGAGGAGAAGTGGCGGCGGTGGAGAGTGGGAAAGAAAATCATGGTGATAAAGATCATGAAGGTGATCATCAAGGTCCGTTGCGGCTGAGCTTGGACGGAGTTGAGGGGTTGCAAGTGGCAGAGTTTCGGTACAGATTAGCTGCGTCTAGGTCAAGGAAGCCGGTGTTGGAAACCATCAAAGAAGAGCCGATTGGTTCTAGATAA
- the LOC103402616 gene encoding uncharacterized protein has product MSSRAVEDDALAKAARAAEALYLLRDTYFPADPDDKISRLNADSDLALNLLDSIPLEQRKHPAQRAKYEYLRGKILDVLPNYRKEAEDHLSKAVKLNPSLADAWLCLGNCIWKKGDLSSAKNCFTLALSKGPNRQILCQLSMLERKMAQGTDNEAELVDESIQHAKEAVTLDVKDGNSWYNLGNACLTSFFVTGAWDHSKLLQSLKAYQNAEKDERMQSNPDLYFNCATVNRYLENYERALSGFEAAALKDPGLNATEEVQKIVSLLDRLDNLLRGHARSKRLLSLASSPAGVNLNSSYQRATVDILSEGLNKSVALVGKVLFFIKHDNVAPLYYLACDSNQICFVVSVYGIQYDSIKEGDQLTILEPFHRRFKFSWKEKFYDFKSFRVDFIEQLLVNGKALTPHQAVRTSIYAQHKP; this is encoded by the exons ATGAGCAGTCGAGCAGTGGAAGACGACGCACTGGCCAAAGCCGCAAGAGCTGCCGAAGCTCTTTACCTCCTCCGAGACACCTACTTTCCGGCCGACCCGGATGACAAAATCTCCAGATTAAACGCCGATTCCGATCTTGCCCTCAACCTCCTCGATTCCATTCCTCTTG AGCAAAGAAAACATCCGGCTCAACGTGCGAAATATGAATATCTGAGAGGAAAGATACTGGATGTTTTACCGAATTATAGAAAAGAAGCAGAGGATCATCTCTCAAAAGCT GTTAAGTTGAATCCATCTCTTGCAGATGCTTGGCTATGTTTAGGTAACTGCATTTGGAAGAAGGGAGATCTATCTTCAGCCAAGAACTGCTTTACTCTTGCCCTAAGCAAG GGTCCAAACAGGCAGATACTTTGTCAACTTTCGATGCTTGAAAGAAAAATGGCTCAAG GTACCGACAATGAGGCAGAACTTGTTGATGAAAGCATTCAACATGCCAAGGAAGCCGTAACTCTTGATGTCAAGGATGGGAATTCATGGT ACAATCTTGGAAATGCATGTCTTACAAGTTTTTTTGTGACTGGAGCTTGGGACCATTCCAAACTTCTGCAATCTTTGAAGGCATACCAAAATGCT GAAAAGGATGAAAGAATGCAGTCCAATCCAGACCTATATTTTAACTGTGCCACT GTAAACAGATATCTGGAAAACTATGAAAGGGCCCTTTCTGGATTTGAAGCTGCTGCTTTAAAGGATCCTGGTCTCAATGCTACAGAGGAGGTTCAAAAGATTGTTAGCCTTCTTGACAGGCTGGATAATCTGTTAAGG GGGCATGCTAGATCTAAACGACTTCTGTCTTTAGCATCATCTCCGGCTGGTGTAAACT TGAACTCCTCATATCAAAGAGCTACTGTAGATATTCTATCAGAGGGTCTGAACAAATCAGTAGCACTAGTGGGAAAAGTGCTATTCTTTATTAAGCATGACAACGTTGCTCCACT GTACTACTTGGCATGCGATTCAAATCAAATATGCTTTGTTGTGTCAGTTTATGGCATTCAATATGATTCG ATCAAAGAAGGAGATCAGCTAACAATACTGGAACCTTTTCATCGGCGTTTCAAGTTTTCTTGGAAAGAAAAG TTCTACGACTTCAAATCATTTCGTGTGGATTTCATAGAACAGTTGCTTGTGAACGGAAAGGCCCTTACTCCTCACCAAGCTGTCCGTACCTCAATTTATGCACAGCACAAACCATGA